The genomic segment ATCGACCGCACCGCGTCGGCCGAGCACGCCTCCAGCGACGAAGAGGTCTTTGACCCCGCGGACCGGGAGGAGATGACGGAACTGATCCGGACGCTCTCGAAGCCCGTCATCCACTACAAGGTGCTGGCGGCCGGGCGGAACGATCCGGCCGAGGCGCTGGCCTACGCGGCGGCGAAGATGCGGCCGGGCGACGCCGTCTGCGTGGGCATCCACGCGAAGGACAAGCCCGACATGCTGCGCGAGGACGTGCGGCTGCTTCAGGAGGCTCTGGCACGATCGCACGCGTAGCCCCCGGCGGCGATGTCGGGTAGCGCGTGGCGTGTCAATCGCGGGTAGCCCCCGGCGTCTCGCCGGGGGACACGCAGATTGGACGCGGGCAACAAGCGTCCTGCGGCGCTGTCCGGCACACACCTGCACGGCCGGGGGCGGCCGTGCCTATCCATTGGGGGGATAGCCCACGGCGGGGCGCCCGCGCGTGCATGCACGGGCGGGCGCCCCCACCCATCGGGCGGACGGCGTCCGTCGGGATCGCGTCAGTACTCGATGATCACGCCCACGGCCTTCGTGCGGTCCTTGACGAGCAACTCGAAGCCCTGGACGGCGTCGTCGAACGGGAACCTGTGGGTCACCATCGGCGCCGCGTTGACCTTGCCCTCGGCCATGAGCTGCAGGGTGAGCAGGCGGTTGCGCTCGCGCGTCCACTTGTTGTATGGCGTGGCATGCTGGGGACTTGTGCCGGCGTGCGCGCCGATCACGATCAGCCCCTTGCAGTGGATGTGCGTGTAGACGTCGACCTCTGGGACGAGGCCGCGCGTGGAGCCCACGGCGACGACGCGCGCCCGCTCCCCGCCCATCTCCAGCGCCGTGTTGAACGCCCGGTTCGAGCCGGTGGCGTCCAGAACGACGTCGGCCATCTCGCCGTTCGTCAGATCCTTCAGGGCGGCCGCGGCGTCGGTCTCGGCGGGGTTGATCTTCGCGTCGGCGCCCATGCCCTCGATCATGGCCAGGCGCTCGTTGCTCACGTCGACCGCCACGAGCAGGCGCGGGCCTGTGAGCCGGGCGAACTGCAGCGCGAGCTGCCCCACGATGCCCATGCCCATCACGACGACCACCTCGCCGAGCTGCGGCTGGGCCAGGCGCAGGCCGTTCATGCTGACCAGGCCGAGGGTGGAGAACGTGGAGTCCTCATACGACACGCCGTCCGGGATGTGGGCGCTACCCCGGGCCGGCACGACGATGCGCGTGGCATGCTTGGCCGAGCCGCAGACGCGGTCGCCCACCTTGAAGTCCGTGACGCCCGGACCGACCGCAATGACGTCGCCGGCCGACGAGTAGCCCGGCACGATCGGGTACTTGTGCTTGCCGGCCTGGATCTGCGCCGTGATGCCCTGCAGGTAGGCCAGCTCGGTGCCCGTGCTGATGAGGGTCCTTTTCATCTCGATGAGAAGCTGCCCCTCGCCGGGCTCGTGTAGATCGACCTCCTCGATTGCCACTACGTCCTTGGCCGGGAATACCACCTGTCGTGCTGTCTCGCCCATCGCCCTTCCTCCTGTGTGCCGAGCGCCACTCCCATGTGCCGAGCCTTCGCGGCCCTGCGCGGCCATTCTGATTCGGCGCACGCCGTTTTTCAAGTGTCCGCAGGCGCATCGGCGTCGGCGCCGGCGGAACGCGGCCATTGCTTGACTTGTGACCGGGGCGCCGCATAATAGGGGCGACCCGACCGGGCGAGGCGGATCGCCCGTGGCGCTTCCTTGGAGGTCTCATGCAGGGATCCGATCCGGACGGCCCCCGCCGACTGACCACGCCCCTGGACGACGCCCGGGTGCTGCCCCTGCACGCCGGCGACCGCGTCGTGCTGACGGGCGTCGTGTATACCGCCCGCGACGCTGCGCACAAGCGCATGGTCGAGGCGCTCGCGGCCGGCCGGCAGTTGCCGTTCGACCCCCGGGGGCAGGTCATCTACTACGTGGGGCCGTCGCCGGCCCCGCCGGGCCGGGTCATCGGCGCCGCCGGCCCGACCACCAGCGGCCGCATGGACGCCTACGCGCCCGCCCTCTACCGCGCCGGCATCCGGGCCACCATCGGCAAGGGGGGCCGGTCCCCCGAGGTGCGCCGGGCCGTGGCCGAGTGCCGGGCGCTGTACCTGGCCGCCGTCGGCGGGGCCGGTGCCCTGCTGGCGCGCTGCATCCGGCAGGTCGAGGTGGTCGCCTACGCCGAACTCGGCCCGGAGGCCGTCCGGCGGCTGATCGTGGAGGACTTCCCGGCCGTCGTCGTCAACGACGCCCACGGCGGCGACCTCTATGAGCGGGTGCGCGAGGCTGCCGGGGAGGACGCCCGACCATGAGGCGGGCCCGCCATGCCCTGCCGCCCGAGCGGAAGATCGGGCCCGTTCTGGATGCCCTGGAAGCGGCCTACGGCCGCCCTCGGTGGCAGGGGGGAGAGGAGCCTCTGGCCGTTCTGGTGCGGGGGATCCTGTCGCAGAACACCAGCGACGTCAACAGTGCGCGGGCGTTCGACGAGCTGATGGGCGAGTTCGGAACCTGGGAAGCGGTCGCCGCCGCCCCCGTGGGGCAGGTGGCCCGTGCCGTCCGCTGCGGGGGCCTGGCCGGGCAGAAGGCGGCGGCGATCAAGGCGGTGCTGGAGTGGCTCGGGGGCCGCGGGGGCTACTCGCTCGAGTTCCTGGCCGACCTGGACGCCGCGCAGGCCGAGCGGGCGCTGACGGCGGTCAAGGGCGTGGGCATCAAGACCGCGCGGCTGACGCTTCTGTTCGGCTTCGGCCGTCCCGTGTTCGTGGTCGACACGCACGTGGTGCGCGTCAGCCGGCGGCTCCGTCTGGTGCCCGAGCGGTGCGGGCGCGAGAAGGCGCACGGGCTGCTGGACGCGCTGGTTGCGGACGATCGCAAGTACAGCGGGCACCTGAACATCATCGCGCACGGGCGGCGGGTGTGCCATGCCCGCTCGCCGCAGTGTGTCGGCTGCTGCATCCGGCCGTGGTGCGTGCACGTGCGCGGCGACGCGGCGGCTACCGGCGTTCGATAGCGCGTTCCAGTCGCTGCACGTCGCGTTCGAGCCGGTCGTGGGCGCGCCGCAGGTCGGCGAACGTGTTCACGTGGACGAACACGTTGCCCAGGTCGTGGACGTCGTCGCGCAGGTCCATCAGGTCGGCCTGCATGTTCTCCACGACCTGTGTGAGGAACTGCCCGTCGGCCTGGAGCCGCTGCACGGCCGTGCGGAGTGCGGCCAGTTCCTGCTCCTGCCGCTGCAGGGCCTCGATCCGCTGGGACGTCAACTGCTTCTCCAGGACGGCCAGGTCGATCTGATGCCGTCCGTAGTCGAGTTCCTGCATGCGCAGCGCCTCCTGCTGCCACTCTTCCCGTTCGTCGGACAGGACTTCGAGCTTGGCATTGATGCGGTCGCGGTCCTCGGTCGTCAGGCCGGCCAGCACGGCGCGCTGGTAGGCCTGGCGGGCGCGGACGAACTCGGCGGGCGGGTCCTCGGCCTCCCAGGCGCGACCGAGGTGGAAGTCGCCCTGGCGCTCGGCAAAGGCGGCCGCCGTGATCGTGAAGCGCTGCATGTCGCGGACGGTGGCGCGGGTGTAGCCGATGATGCCGGCCCCGATGGGCTCCACGCGCAGCAGAACGTCGTCCTCATAGACCAGGCGGCCCTCGACGGTCCGGCCCGGCAGCTCCAGCCGGACCATCGGCACCGTTCCATCGGCCGCGGGCGTCTCGACGGCCACCGCCGGATCGGCCGCCGGCGACGGTGCGGCCATCGGTTCGTCCGCGCGCCCGGCCGCCGTCAGTGCGACCAGGGCCCCCAGGACCAGCAGGACCTCCACCTTCGTTCTCATCTCGCCCCTCCCTTGCTCTTGTCTCCGAGAGTGTCCGGACTGTTTCACAGCATTATACCCTACTGGCGGCCGTTGCGCTGTCGGGACGATCCGGCGTCAGGCTGCGGAAAAGACGCTTGACGTTGCCCCCCGGGGACAGTAACATCGCGGGTGATTCCGTTCGCTGCACACAGCAAACAGGGAATGAGCTGATCACGTTCAGGGAGGCGAACATGGCGCGCGGGAAGACCTGGCGGGTAGTGGGCATGCTGGCACTTGTGGGTCTGGTGTTCAGCACCACGGGCTGCGGCTATCTGAAGAACTTGCGGGACGACGCGCTCGACATCGGCATGTGGTCGCACGGCATCGTTCCGCCGGTGGTGCCGACGGCCGACGGCCCGAAAGCCGTCGGCTTCGTGCCGCCGGCGATCGGTGTCTACATGCAGGCGACCGACCTGTTCCACCTGGGGGCGCTCTACAAGTTCACGGGTGACCTCGAGTGGGACCGTCGCAGCCTGGGCGTCGTGTTCGACAAGCGCGCGAAGTTCGGCCTGGGCCCCTTCCACTATGTGTCCATCGAGCAGTGCCCCGTGTGCACGACGGGCCACAAGGATCCCGAGAGCGACCTGGAAGGCTGGCGCCAGCACATGCTGGATCTCAAGGACCCGCTCTTCCACAGCCCGGCGAAGGTCATGATCTTCGAGCCCCGTCCGGAATACGACGATGAGTACTACATCGCCGGCGTGTCCGATCCCCGGCCGTCGCGCTACCTGGCGCACGGCTGGCAGGATTGGGGCCTGATCTCGTTCGAAATAGCCTTTCCGGAGCCGTTCCTGCTGCACTCCGGCTTCTACGGCCGGATCGGCGTCGATCCCTCCCAGATTCTCGACTTCATGCTGGGATTCGTCGGAGTCGACCTGTACAGCGACGCCGCCTATACGTTCATGGGCGACCTGAAGCGCTGAGAACCGCCGCACCGTTGACGCAGGAGTCTGCGGGCCGCAGCCGAACGCTGCGGCCCGTTTTCCTTGTCTCTCCTCCACTCTGTGGATCCGGGGGTGCCGGACCGGAGCGTGTCCGGCGCGGGCCGGGGGCCGGCAAACGGGGGGCCCGATGAAGAACGCCGCCGTCGCCGCGCTGTTCGAGACCATGGCCGACGTCATGGAGATCAAGGGCGAGAACGCCTTCCGCGTCAACTCCTATCGCAAGGTCGCCCGGATTCTGCGCGATCTGACCGAGGACCTCGAGGCGATCCACACGCGGGGCGAGCTGACCGAGTTGCCGGGCGTCGGCCAGAGCAGTGCGGAGAAGATCGCCCAGTACTTCGAGACCGGCCGCGTGGCGGCGTATGACGAGCTTCTGGACGGCTTTCCCCTCGGCGCGCTCGACATGCTGAGGGTGCCCGGGCTGGGGCCGAAGACGGTGGGGAGGCTGATGGCCGAGAAGGGCATCGACAGCCTCGATGCGCTGGAGCAGGCCGCCCGCACGGGCGGGTTGACCGGGCTGCCGGGCATGGGCGAGAAGACGGTGGCGAACATCCTGTCCGGGATCGACTTCCTGAAGCGCAGCGCCGGCCGCATCCTGCTCGGCCGGGCGCTGCCGGTGGCCGAACGGATCATCGGGGCGCTCAGGGAGGGCTGCGACCTGAAAGCGATCACGGCGGCCGGCTCGCTGCGGCGCATGCAGGAGACGGTCGGCGAC from the Candidatus Brocadiaceae bacterium genome contains:
- a CDS encoding zinc-binding alcohol dehydrogenase, encoding MGETARQVVFPAKDVVAIEEVDLHEPGEGQLLIEMKRTLISTGTELAYLQGITAQIQAGKHKYPIVPGYSSAGDVIAVGPGVTDFKVGDRVCGSAKHATRIVVPARGSAHIPDGVSYEDSTFSTLGLVSMNGLRLAQPQLGEVVVVMGMGIVGQLALQFARLTGPRLLVAVDVSNERLAMIEGMGADAKINPAETDAAAALKDLTNGEMADVVLDATGSNRAFNTALEMGGERARVVAVGSTRGLVPEVDVYTHIHCKGLIVIGAHAGTSPQHATPYNKWTRERNRLLTLQLMAEGKVNAAPMVTHRFPFDDAVQGFELLVKDRTKAVGVIIEY
- a CDS encoding TRZ/ATZ family protein gives rise to the protein MQGSDPDGPRRLTTPLDDARVLPLHAGDRVVLTGVVYTARDAAHKRMVEALAAGRQLPFDPRGQVIYYVGPSPAPPGRVIGAAGPTTSGRMDAYAPALYRAGIRATIGKGGRSPEVRRAVAECRALYLAAVGGAGALLARCIRQVEVVAYAELGPEAVRRLIVEDFPAVVVNDAHGGDLYERVREAAGEDARP
- a CDS encoding endonuclease III produces the protein MRRARHALPPERKIGPVLDALEAAYGRPRWQGGEEPLAVLVRGILSQNTSDVNSARAFDELMGEFGTWEAVAAAPVGQVARAVRCGGLAGQKAAAIKAVLEWLGGRGGYSLEFLADLDAAQAERALTAVKGVGIKTARLTLLFGFGRPVFVVDTHVVRVSRRLRLVPERCGREKAHGLLDALVADDRKYSGHLNIIAHGRRVCHARSPQCVGCCIRPWCVHVRGDAAATGVR